A stretch of the Athene noctua chromosome 35, bAthNoc1.hap1.1, whole genome shotgun sequence genome encodes the following:
- the MRPS12 gene encoding small ribosomal subunit protein uS12m: MPLRALLRAAASLRGCAAGALPVPRCPQPTSGMATLNQMHRQGRFKLPPPKLGATFGRPQIKGVVIKNLIRKPKKPNSANRKCARVRLSNGKEVVCFIPGEGHNLQEHHVVLVQGGRTQDLPGVKLTIVRGKYDCAHVQKKK, encoded by the exons ATGCCGCTCCGCGCTCTGCTGAGGGCCGCGGCCTCGCTGCGCGGCTGCG ctgccggggcgctcccggtgccccGGTGCCCGCAGCCGACCAGCGGCATGGCCACCCTGAACCAGATGCACCGGCAGGGCCGGTTCAAACTGCCCCCTCCTAAATTAGGGGCCACCTTCGGCCGCCCCCAGATTAAGGGGGTGGTGATCAAGAACTTGATCCGGAAACCCAAGAAACCCAACTCGGCCAACCGCAAGTGCGCCCGGGTGCGGCTGAGCAACGGGAAGGAGGTCGTGTGCTTCATCCCCGGGGAGGGCCACAACCTGCAGGAGCACCACGTCGTGCTGGTGCAGGGCGGCCGCACCCAGGACCTGCCGGGGGTGAAGCTCACCATCGTGCGGGGCAAGTACGACTGTGCCCACGTCCAGAAGAAGAAGTGA